The Candidatus Binatus sp. DNA window TATGGTCATGTCTTTATGGTGAATGCGCACCGCAAGGCGCTGGAAGGACGCACGATGGCTGAGCAGAGCGGACGCGGGACCCAAGCGGCCCGAGCGCGGCGCGGCGAAAAGGCGATCGGCGGCAAGCGAGCTTTCACTCAGATGGAAACGGCCCGGCCCAGATTTAATTCTCCAGCTTCGCTGTTGTCCGAGCGCGCAAAAGAGCAAGGCAGCAAGGTCTGCCTCCTTTGCGAGGAGCGGATGGCGAGCTTCATGGCGCCGCGCTATTTCGACTTCCGCGAAAGCCTGCCCAAGACCGAAACCCACCGGATTCAGAAGGCGCAACTAAAGCAACACGGCATTACCCCTGCCACCCGGGACCGCGACAAGGACGCCTTGGTGGACAGCGAACACAACACATTGAGGAGCTGAGTAAAACACGCATGGAACTCAAGGAAGCAATCGGCATCAGACGCACCATCCGCTTCTACAATCCGTACCGGCCGGTCGAGCGCGCCAAGATCCAGAAGATGCTCGAGGCCGCGCGGCTCGCCTCGTTTTGGGGCAACGTGCAGGCGCTGCGCGCGGTCGTGATGTTCCGCGATTCCTCCCCGCCGGAAAATTGGGCGGCGCTCGTCGCCCCGCTCGGAACCAGCCAGTTAAAGCACTGCCCGGCCGTAATCCTCTGGTACTGGGTGGAAGAGGCGATCTTCGACCGCAAGAGCGGCCACCTGACCCAGGGCGAGCGGCTCCATGAACTGGTCGCGGCGCGCGTGATGGGCGTTGACGAAGCCGCCGAGCACAAGGCGCTCGATCAGTTGTTGATTCCCTACTTCCGCATGAACGCCGAGGATATGCTCAAATCCGGACTCACCGAGATGGATTGCGGACAGGCGATCGGCCAAGCCACCCTGGTCGCCTACGAGGAGGGCCTCGGCACCTGCTGCATCGGCACCGGAGAGCTCGGCGGCGTGCGCGAGCGCAAGATGCGCAAGGTGTTCAATCTTCCCGAAACCGCCCATCTGATTGTCGTGATGAGCGTCGGCTACCCGCTCGAGAGCCGTGAAGCGGGCGGCCAGCGGCCCAAGCTGCCCTTCGAACAACTGTTCTTCGTCAACGGGCACGGCAAGCCATTCGAGCGCGATCCCAAGGTGGTCGAGGAACTTAAGCGCGACAAGATGATCCAGGCGCCCGCTCCGCTGCCATGGCGCCAGCAGGAACTCGAATTCGTCCATAAGGCGCTGGACATACCGACGAGCTTCATCCCTGCCGGTGGCAGTTCGTAGCCGGTAGCCGGCTGCGGGAGGTTGGCGATGGACGCTTACATGGAAATGGACCGCAATCTGCCCGCGGACCTTTGCGCGCTCAGGGACAACGTCCACCGCTTTGCCAAAGAGGTGCTGCGGCCGACCGCAATGGAACTCGACCGCCTGCCCGACCCGCGCGATGTCATCGCGCCCGGCTCTTCGCTGTGGACCTTCATGCGCCGGGCGTATGCGCTTGGCTATCACACCGCCTCCTTCCCTGAAGCAATCGGTGGCCTGGGCCTGCACGGGCTTGGGGTTCAGATCTTTCTGGAGGAGCTCGGATGGGGCGGCGCCGACCTCGCGATCAGCCTCGGCGTCGCGGGCGCTCCGTTTGGTGCGCTGGCGATGGCCGGAAATCCCGAACTTATCGACGCTTTCGTCAAGCCCTATATCGCCGACCGCGACGCCCGCTTTATCGGGTCATGGCCCGTGACCGAGCCGAATCACGGTTCGGATTGGGCGATGTTCCTTGCGAGCGAAGGTGAAGCCAGCCCCGCCGGACGCGCGACCATCCGGCGCGACGGCGACTCCTACGTGATCAACGGCCAGAAGGCGGCGTGGGTTTCCAACGGCACGATCTCGACCCACGGAATCGTGTACCTGATGGCGCCGGCGGCCAATGGACAGCCGGCCGGTGGCATGGTCGTGTTCATTCCCTTCAATCTGCCGGGCGTCTCCAAGGGAAAACCGCTCAACAAGATCGGCCAGCGGGCGCTCAACCAGGGCGAGATCTTTTTCGACAACGTGCGCATCCCGGACCGCTACGTGCTCGCCACGCCCGAGGCCTTCCCGATGGTGGCGGCGATTACGCTGACCAACGCGAACAGCACAATGGCGGCAGTGTTCACCGGCGTTGCGCGCGCCGCCTTCGAGGCCGCGCTGGACTACTCAAAGGATCGCATCCAGGGCGGCAAGCCGATCTGCGAGCATCAACTCGTCCAAAAGCGCCTGTTCGACATGTTCACCCGGGTCGAGGCATGCCGCGCGCTGTCGCGCGCCGTGATGGTGCACAACGATCCTCCGCCCGCAATCGATCTCGAGTATGCAATCGCGGCCAAGACCTTCTGCACCCAGGCCTCGTTCGAGGTCGCTTCCGACGCGCTGCAAATCTTCGGCGGCAACGGGCTCAGCCGCGAGTACCCCATCGAGAAGATCTTCCGCGACGCGCGCGCGTCGCTGATCGAGGACGGCACCAACGATGTCCTGAGCTTGACCGGCGCACTCCGGATCCTGGATCGCAACCCAGTGCCGATCTGACTCTGCCGCTCTGGCCGCCGGCACCTCGCTCAAAGGAGCGCCAATGATAGTTGCCGAGCTGATGACCCCGAAGCCTGTGACTGTCGCGCCGAGTGACACGCTGGAAGCAGCGCACGAGAAGATGGAAGCCGGCCGGTTCCGACAGGTTCCGGTGGTGGATAAGGAAAGACTGGTCGGTATTCTGACCGACCGTGACACACGCCTGCACATCGGACAGTTGGCTTACACGCGCGTCGATGCGGCCATGAGCGCCCATCCATTTTCGGTCCATCCTTCCACGCCGGTCGAGAAAGCCGCTCACCTGCTTATGACCAACAAGATCGGCGGTCTCCCGGTGGTCGAGGAGGGCAAGCTGGTCGGCATCATAACCGCCACCGATATGCTGCGGGTGCTGGAGGCCGTGCTCGGAGCTGCTGCCGAGGGCAGTTCCAGAATTGATCTCGATCTGAGTGGCTCCGGAGAGATAGCGGCCGCAACCAGCCTCGTCCGCTCGATTTGTCCTCTCCTCGGTGTCGGGACGTACCGGCGAGGTACGCAACGTGAGATTCTATACGTGCTGGTTCCTTCGACCAGCGCGCAACGCACGGCACACGCGTTGAAGGAGCGCGGCTTCAAGGTCCTTGCCGTCCACTACTGACATGGCGATAACCCTGGACAAGGAGCGATCGGCTTTGCTGGTAGTCGACCTCCAGTCGGACTTCCTGCCAGGCGGTGCATTACCTGTTGGAGGTGGGGATGAGATCGTCTCGCCTATTGCAGATTTGATGGAAGCCGGGCTCTTCGAGCTGATTGTCGCAGCTCAGGATTGGCATCCGCCTGAACACGTCTCATTTGCAAGCAACCACCCGGGGCGCAGACCGTTTGAGAAGATCGAACTGTACGGCCATGAACAAATCCTTTGGCCCGATCACTGCGTGCAAGGGACTGCCGGCGCCAGCCTGCACCCTGGGATGCCATGGGCGCGGGCGGTTGCGATCATTAGAAAGGCGACCAACGCGGCGATCGATTCGTATAGCGCGCTTCGCAACAATTGGGACCCAAAAGGCAATCGGCCGCCGACCGGACTGGCAGGGTATTTGAAGAATCGCGGAGCCCGGCAAATTTTTATCTGCGGCCTCGCTCGCGACTTTTGCGTCAGGTGGACCGCCGAAGACGCTCTCCAGGAAGGTTTTCAGGTCAACGTGATCTGGGACCTTTGTCGCTCGCTCGAGCCGCGGCGCGACGATCTGCTTCGCCGTGAGTTGTCTGCCAATGGAGTCCGCATCGTTACCGTGCAAGAGCTCCGCCATCGCGGCAAGATACAGTAACGATGGAAAACGACGATGTCGCCAACGTCCTCGACCAGACCGCCGATATGCTGGAGCTGGCGGGCGAGAATTTCTTTCGCGTACGCGCCTACCGCAACGCCGCTCGGGCGATTCGCGATCAACCGGCGCAAGTCGCCGGTCTAACCGAAGAACAGATCGATGAAATTCCCGGTATCGGGGCCGATCTGGCGGGAAAAATAACGACGATCGTCAAGACCGGCGACCTGCCGTTGCACCACGAGCTGGCCGCAAAGTTCCCGCCCCAGCTCCTCGAACTGAAAGATATTCCAGGCCTGGGTCCCAAGCGGTTAAAACTTCTGATCGACTTCCTGCAGATTCGCGACCGCGGCGATCTCGAACGAGCCGTCAAGTCCGGGGCGATCCGGAAAATCCGCGGCTTTGGTCCGAAGATAGAGGATCGAATCCGCGAATCATTGCTGCGGCCCGAGACCGGCCAGGGAAAGCGAATGCTCTATGCCGAGGCGACGCGGATCGCCGCGCAGATCGAAGCCCACTTGCGAAAATGCGCGGCAATCCGCCAGTTCGAGCTGGCCGGCAGCTTTCGGCGTCGGCGCGAGACCATCGGCGATCTCGACGCTGTAGCCGCCGCGGCCGACTGCGCCGCGGTCATGAAGCATTTCACCGCCTTCCCGGGCATCACCCAGGTAATCGGCTCGGGCCAGACCAAGACCAGCGTCGTACTCAAAGGCGGTCTGCAGGTGGACCTGCGCGTAGTCGCGCCAAAGAGTTTCGGCGCGGCGCTTACCTATTTCACCGGATCCAAGTCCCACAACGTGCATCTGCGGCGCATCGCCCAGTCGCGCGGACTCTTGCTCAACGAGTACGGTCTCTTTCGCGGCGATGCGGTCATCGCGGGCAGGACCGAAGAAGAGATTTACCGCGCGCTGGGGCTGTCATGGGTGCCGCCGGAGTTGCGCGAGGACCGCGGCGAAATACAAGCAGCCGCGTCCGGCAAACTGCCCAAATTGATTGAGCGTAAAAACCTTCGCGGCGATCTTCACACCCATTCTCTGTACACCGACGGACACGCATCGATCGAGGAAATGGCGCGTCAAGCTCGCCAGAGCGGTCTCGAATATGTTGCAATTACCGATCACTCTCGTCGCCTGGCGATGGCCCATGGCCTCGATCCTGAGCGCTTGCACGAGCAAAGGCGGGAGATCGAGCGGGTCAGGAAAAAACTCTCCGGCATCTCAATCCTTCAGGGCATCGAGGTCGACATCCTGGACGATGGCAGCTTGGATTTGCCCGCCGATGCGCTCAGCGAGCTCGACTGGGTAGTCGCCTCAGTCCATTACAAGCTCGAACAAAGTTCCGCCCAGATGACCCGCAGAATGATCAAGGCGATTCGCAATCCCAACGTTGACGTGATTGGCCATCCAAGTGGCCGCTTGCTCGGGCATCGCGAGCCCAGCAAGTTCGATTTCAGCGAAATCCTCCGGGTCGCCCGCGAGGAGGGCTGTGCCCTGGAAATCAACTCCCAGCCTGCCCGATCGGACCTGAGCGACACCGCCTGCATTGCCGCCAAACAGGCCGGCGTCAAGCTGGTCATATCGAGCGACTCGCATTCGACTCGCGATTTCGCGCTGCTCGATTACGGCGTCAATCAGGCGCGGCGCGGCTGGATCGAAAAGCAAGACGTCCTCAACACCCGACCGCTGAAAAATCTGCGGCCCCGCCACTGAATCGCGACTGTGTCCTTCGGAAACAGTTTTAACTGAACCTAAGCCAAAGTAGAGTTTGTACCGATGAGTATCCCCGCCTGATTCGTGTTCGCGATCCGAGGCTGCCGCAGCGGAATACAAGAAATTGGAGGACAATTGTATCCTTTGGTCTTCCGATCAGAATTCTTCGGAGCTTAAGCGCTGGAGAGACGCCGATGAAAGTTGAGCAGATCATGAATCGTGACGTCAAAACCTGCCGTCCCCAAGATTCGCTGGCCAAGGCGGCGCAAATAATGTGGGAAGAGCCTTGCGGGGCGGTTCCGGTAGTTGACGACCAACGCCGACCGATCGGCTTTCTGACCGACCGCGACATTTGTATGGCCGCCTATACCCAGGGCAGACCGCTGGAAGAGATACGGGTCGAGACAGCCATGTCCCGCATGCTCGTGTCCTGCACCACCGAGGACGAACTGGGCTCCGCAGCGCAGTTGATGCGGCAGAAACGCACGCGCCGGCTCCCGGTCGTCAATCAGGACGGAGCATTGGTCGGGTTGTTATCGCTGGACGATCTCGCCTGCGAGGCTGCGCGGCCGCTTCGCGGCGGGGTAAATGACGCGCTGAGAAACCTGGTGCTGGAAGTGCACTTGTCGATTAACCGCGGACGCGTGCGCCTGCACCCGCCTGCTTAGAGTCAAGGGGCACGAATGCCGGAGCTGCATCAGACTCTGTGGAACTTAGAATCCGAAGATCTCGGCGCGTTGGTCGAGCTGGCTTTGGACCTGCGAAATTGCTGGAACCACTCGACCGATCCGCTGTGGAACAAGATCGACCCGGAACTCTGGGCACTCACCCATAATCCGTGGGTCGTTCTGCAAACCTCCTCCCGGACCAGACTTGAGTCGCTCCGCGACGATCCGGAATTCCGGGATCAGCTTAAGGAGCGCCTGGAAAGACAGCGCCGCACTCTCAAAAGTCCTGCATGGTTTCAGCGCGCTCATGGTAGCCCGCAATTAAATTGCGTCGCCTACTTCAGCATGGAGTTCGGGCTCAGCGAAGCACTCCCCATCTACTCAGGCGGACTAGGCAATGTCGCCGGAGATCAGTTAAAGGCCGCCAGTGACCTTGGCGTTCCGCTCGTCGCGGTCGGGCTGCTCTATAGCCAAGGCTATTTTCGCCAGATCATCGACGCCGACGGCAGCCAACGCGCATCATACCCCTACAACGACCCCGGCCAGATACCTGTAACCCCGGTGCGCGACAAGGACGGCGAGTGGCTCAGGTTGAGCGTCATCTTGCCGGGTCAAAAACTCTGGCTACGCGCCTGGCAGGTACAGGTCGGCCGCCTGAGACTTTATCTGCTCGATAGCAACGACCCGGCGAACGCGCCGGTTTATCGCGGCATCACCAGCGAACTCTACGGCGGCGGACCTGAACTCCGGTTGACACAAGAACTGGTGCTCGGGATCGGCGGCTGGCGGCTGTTGCGCGCCCTCGGGATCAAACCGGACGTTTGCCATCTGAACGAAGGCCATGCGGCATTCGCGGTGCTCGAGCGCGCACGAAGCTTTATGGACGACAACGGTCAATCCTTCGAAATTGCGCTGGCCATATCGCGCGCCGGCAATCTTTTTACAACCCACACGCCGGTTGAGGCCGGCTTCGATCGCTTCGCTCCCGCTTTGATAACCCGCTTCCTCTCGCGCTACGCCGAAGACCGGCTTCACCTGGATCTTCCGCGTCTCCTGGCCCTGGGCCGCCTGCATCCGGACCGTCAGGATGAGCCATTCAACATGGCCTATCTCGCCATTCGTGGCAGCGGAGCAATCAACGCTGTCAGCCGCCTGCATGGCGCCGTGAGCCGGCGAATCTTCCAGCCTCTCTTTCCTTCCTGGCCCGAGCTAGAGGTCCCGGTCGGACATGTCACCAACGGAGTCCACACACCGACTTGGGATTCCGCGGCTGCCGATGCGCTATGGACGCAGACCTGTGGCCGCGAGCGTTGGCGCGGGACCATGGAAACTGTCGGAGATGATATACGCCGCGCCCCGGACAGCGCGCTGTGGGAACTTCGCGCAAAGCACCGTCTCGAATTGGTTCGCTTCGTGCGAGAGCGGCTCGCCAGCGAGTTTGCCACTCGCGGCGGAGATCCAAAAACCGCCGAGAGCATTTTCGATCCAGACACTCTGACGCTGGGCTTCGCCCGCCGCTTTGCAACCTACAAGCGCCCCAATCTGCTCCTGTATGACCCCCAACGCCTCGTTTCCATTCTGACCAATCCTCAACGTCCGGTTCAGCTGGTGATGGCCGGCAAGGCCCATCCGCAAGACATCGCCGGCCAGGCGCTGGTCAAGGCCTGGGTTGATTTCGTCCAGCGGATCGACGTGCGCCGCCACGCTGTCTTTCTCAGCGACTACGACTTGGTGCTGGCCGAGCGGCTGGTACAGGGCGCCGATCTATGGATCAACACTCCTCGCCGGCCTTGGGAGGCATGCGGCACCAGCGGAATGAAAGTGCTCGTCAACGGCGGCCTCAATCTGTCGGAACTGGATGGTTGGTGGGCCGAAGCGTACTCGCCCCAGGTCGGCTGGGCATTGGGCGATGGCAAGGAGCATGGCGATGACCCGGGCTGGGACGCGGCCGAAGCCGAAGAACTCTACGATACTCTGGAGAAGAAGGTCATTCCGGCGTTCTACAACCGCGGCAACAATGGCATCGCCACCGAGTGGGTCGCGCGAATGCGTGAAAGCATGTCACGCTTGACCCCGCTCTTTTCGGCCAATCGGGCGGTGCGCGAGTACACGGAGAAATATTATCTCCCTGCTGCTGCGGCATATCGTGAGCGGGCAAGCGACCAAGGCGCCTACGGCGGATCCCTGCTCCAATGGAAACAAGAGTTGGCCGAGCACTGGGCGTCGCTGAAGTTCGGTGAGCTTCGCGTCGAGAGCTGTCCACAAAAGCACTCGCTGCGGGTTGAGGTGCATCTCGGAGAGCTGCGTGCCGACTGGGTGCGCGTACAACTTTATGCGGATCCGCTCGACGCCGAGCCCCCGTTTCTATCGGAAATGACGCACGGTGACAGCGCCGAGCCTTCTGCAGGATGGCGCATCTATGCCGCCGATGTCCCCGCTTCGCGCCCGGCATCGGACTACACACCTCGCATCGTTCCATCGCATTCCGGAGTGAGTATTCCGCTCGAAGATGCTCACATCCTGTGGCGCCGCTAGTTCGCGCGCTTGTTCGCTATCCGAACCAGTGCCACAAGTATGAAAATCCCGCCCGAGGAGGATCGCACTATGGCCAAACACGGACGTCTCAACCTCAGCAATGCAGGATACTCGATGCCGGCGGACGCCGCCGCGTATCAGCGCCCGCCGTTCTACTATCGCAACACTCGCTCGATCGCGGTCGCGTTCGAAACCGACCTCGAAGCCGCGTTGGAAGCATTGCCGGCGCCGCTGGCGCTGAGCGAGCCGGCCACTGCGATACTTTCGTTCTACGAATATCCGTGGACCACTTTGGGTCCTTACAACGAAGCGATTCTTTCGCTCCTGGCCGAGCACAAGGGCCGCCCGATGAACTACGTCATGCACATCGCGGTGACCACCGAGCCGCCGATGCTGGCCGGGCGCGAAATCTGGGGTTTTCCGAAGAAGCTCGCGCAAATTGAATTCAAAAACGATCGCGACATGATCTATGGAACGCTCGAACGTCCGCCAGGCATCCGCCTCGCCAGCGCGATCGTTCGCCCGGAGCGGCCGGCCGGCAATGGCCATTCCGCCGCGCCGCCGCCGGTCAGCATGCGCCTGATTCCTTCGCCCGAAGAGAACGGACGTCCGTCATGCGCCGAGATCATCGAGACGCACACCGAAGTCAGAGTAATCGAGGCATGGACCGGCGTCGGCTCGATCGCTTTCGCCGAAAGCTCGCGCCTGGACCCGTGGAACCGGCTGCCGGTCAAGCGGGTGATTGGGGCGAGCTACATGCTTAGCGACATGACGCTCGGCTTCGGAAAGGTGATCGATCATCTCGAATAGAGCGCGACTATCCAACCCGGCTAAATCATGAATCCGCCGTCAACGCTGATGACCTGTCCGGTCACCGCGCTGGCGGCGTCGGATGCGAGCAGCGCCGCCATCGCGCCCAATTCATCAGGCTCGACGATTCGCTTCTGGATGTTCTGGCTCTCGGCGAATCGTTTGGCCTCGGCCGCACTCACCCCCATCATCGCGCCCAGGATGTTCCAGTCCACCATCCTGGTGTTGGTCCATCCGGGACATAGCACGTTCACATTGACGCCGTGCGGGGCGGCGGCATAAGCAAGCGACCGCGTGAAACCGATCAGGCCGTGCTTGGCGGCCGAGTAGGCCAGCGGGCCGCCGCCGTTTTTCGCATAGCCGGAACCGATGCTGATGATGCGGCCCCACTTCTGCTTGATCATGTAGGGGAGCGCGGCGTGAGTCGCATAGAATGCCTGGGTCAGGTTCATGAACAGGTTGTCCTCGAACGCGCGCGGGTCATGATTGAGCGGATCGAGGTGCAGCGGGTTCTCCGCGATCACGCCGCCCGCGTTGTTGATCAGAATGTCGAGACCGCCGAGTTTGCGCGCAGCCTCATCGACGCCGGCGGTAATCTGCTCGCGGCTCATCACGTCGATGATGACCGCGAAGCCGCGCGGCCCGCGCTCCTTTATCTCGGTGGCGACCGCGTCCAGTTCGCCCTGCGAGCGAGAGGCGACCGCGACCTCGGCGCCCGCGTCGGCCAGCGCAAGCGCCATCGAGCGGCCAATCCCGCGGCCGCCGCCCGTTACCAGCGCACGCCTTCCATGCAGATCAATCAGTTGTTTCATTTTCCGCCGGCTCCACTTGTCGAATCAGGCTTTCCCGAGTTGAATCGTTTTGTCTCATCTATCCGCCGACCTTTGCAAATGGACGAAGCGCCGGGAGAGCAATGCTGCCGGCCGCCTCCGCTTTTCATCAACTGATCGAGATCGTTGCGCTTGTCGGCGCGACTGCGGTCGGCGTAAGCTTCCGCCGGGCAGCGCCATCGGGCGAGTGAAACTGCGGCAAACCAAACCTAGTGCGGTGGGTCTCCCATCCCGTGGCGGCCCTATTTAGCTGGAGGAATAGTCGATGGAATTCAAAGAAGTGGTAGGGCGGCGCCGATCGATCCGTTACTTTCAATCGTGGCGCAAAGTCGAACGCGAAAAGATCCAGATCATGCTGGAGGCGGCGCGGCTGGCGTCATGCGCGGTCAACGCGACCTTTCTGAAAGCGATCGTCGTGATTCGGGACAATATCCCCCGTGAAACCCTCGACGCGCTCAAGACCCCGGTCTCCGCACTCACCATCGAGCTCGCCCCGGTGCACATCTACACTTACGTCGATATGGCGGCGTACAAGGGGGCGCAGGCGCGGCTGAAGAAGCTGGTCGATGTCGGCGCGTTGAACGCCACCCACGGCTGGAGCCATAAGTTCGTCGATGAATTCGTTTGGCCGAACATTCTCAAGCCGCTGGCCGACAACCCGAACCTGGCATCGGTGGCGGCATCCGCCGCATCGGACGCGGGCATCGCGATTTGCCAGGCTATGCTCGCCGGCGTTGACGAGGGACTTGGCGTCTGCCTGACCGCCTTTCAGCACGACGCGATCAACAAGCTGGTGAAGGCGCCCAAGGAATGGATTCCGCTATTTGTGCTGCTGGTCGGTTATCCGGCGGAGTCGTGGGAAGCAGGCGGACAGCGTCCGCGTCCGCCGCTGGAAGAGATCTTCTTCGAGGGCGAATATGGAAAGCCCTTCAAGGCCGATCCCAAAGTGACCGAGCAGATGAAGGCGGCAAAGATGATCCAGGCGCCGGCGCCGCTGCCGTGGCGAAAAGAGGAAATCAAAGCGCTCGCGCGGATGTTCGGTCTTCCCGAGTAAGCTGCATCGAACCGCGCAATCGACCGATAGAATCACGCGCAACTCGAAAATAACGATGGCGT harbors:
- a CDS encoding acyl-CoA dehydrogenase family protein, translated to MDAYMEMDRNLPADLCALRDNVHRFAKEVLRPTAMELDRLPDPRDVIAPGSSLWTFMRRAYALGYHTASFPEAIGGLGLHGLGVQIFLEELGWGGADLAISLGVAGAPFGALAMAGNPELIDAFVKPYIADRDARFIGSWPVTEPNHGSDWAMFLASEGEASPAGRATIRRDGDSYVINGQKAAWVSNGTISTHGIVYLMAPAANGQPAGGMVVFIPFNLPGVSKGKPLNKIGQRALNQGEIFFDNVRIPDRYVLATPEAFPMVAAITLTNANSTMAAVFTGVARAAFEAALDYSKDRIQGGKPICEHQLVQKRLFDMFTRVEACRALSRAVMVHNDPPPAIDLEYAIAAKTFCTQASFEVASDALQIFGGNGLSREYPIEKIFRDARASLIEDGTNDVLSLTGALRILDRNPVPI
- the pncA gene encoding bifunctional nicotinamidase/pyrazinamidase, which produces MAITLDKERSALLVVDLQSDFLPGGALPVGGGDEIVSPIADLMEAGLFELIVAAQDWHPPEHVSFASNHPGRRPFEKIELYGHEQILWPDHCVQGTAGASLHPGMPWARAVAIIRKATNAAIDSYSALRNNWDPKGNRPPTGLAGYLKNRGARQIFICGLARDFCVRWTAEDALQEGFQVNVIWDLCRSLEPRRDDLLRRELSANGVRIVTVQELRHRGKIQ
- a CDS encoding nitroreductase family protein, yielding MEFKEVVGRRRSIRYFQSWRKVEREKIQIMLEAARLASCAVNATFLKAIVVIRDNIPRETLDALKTPVSALTIELAPVHIYTYVDMAAYKGAQARLKKLVDVGALNATHGWSHKFVDEFVWPNILKPLADNPNLASVAASAASDAGIAICQAMLAGVDEGLGVCLTAFQHDAINKLVKAPKEWIPLFVLLVGYPAESWEAGGQRPRPPLEEIFFEGEYGKPFKADPKVTEQMKAAKMIQAPAPLPWRKEEIKALARMFGLPE
- a CDS encoding CBS domain-containing protein, whose translation is MKVEQIMNRDVKTCRPQDSLAKAAQIMWEEPCGAVPVVDDQRRPIGFLTDRDICMAAYTQGRPLEEIRVETAMSRMLVSCTTEDELGSAAQLMRQKRTRRLPVVNQDGALVGLLSLDDLACEAARPLRGGVNDALRNLVLEVHLSINRGRVRLHPPA
- the polX gene encoding DNA polymerase/3'-5' exonuclease PolX, with protein sequence MENDDVANVLDQTADMLELAGENFFRVRAYRNAARAIRDQPAQVAGLTEEQIDEIPGIGADLAGKITTIVKTGDLPLHHELAAKFPPQLLELKDIPGLGPKRLKLLIDFLQIRDRGDLERAVKSGAIRKIRGFGPKIEDRIRESLLRPETGQGKRMLYAEATRIAAQIEAHLRKCAAIRQFELAGSFRRRRETIGDLDAVAAAADCAAVMKHFTAFPGITQVIGSGQTKTSVVLKGGLQVDLRVVAPKSFGAALTYFTGSKSHNVHLRRIAQSRGLLLNEYGLFRGDAVIAGRTEEEIYRALGLSWVPPELREDRGEIQAAASGKLPKLIERKNLRGDLHTHSLYTDGHASIEEMARQARQSGLEYVAITDHSRRLAMAHGLDPERLHEQRREIERVRKKLSGISILQGIEVDILDDGSLDLPADALSELDWVVASVHYKLEQSSAQMTRRMIKAIRNPNVDVIGHPSGRLLGHREPSKFDFSEILRVAREEGCALEINSQPARSDLSDTACIAAKQAGVKLVISSDSHSTRDFALLDYGVNQARRGWIEKQDVLNTRPLKNLRPRH
- a CDS encoding CBS domain-containing protein: MIVAELMTPKPVTVAPSDTLEAAHEKMEAGRFRQVPVVDKERLVGILTDRDTRLHIGQLAYTRVDAAMSAHPFSVHPSTPVEKAAHLLMTNKIGGLPVVEEGKLVGIITATDMLRVLEAVLGAAAEGSSRIDLDLSGSGEIAAATSLVRSICPLLGVGTYRRGTQREILYVLVPSTSAQRTAHALKERGFKVLAVHY
- a CDS encoding nitroreductase family protein, which codes for MELKEAIGIRRTIRFYNPYRPVERAKIQKMLEAARLASFWGNVQALRAVVMFRDSSPPENWAALVAPLGTSQLKHCPAVILWYWVEEAIFDRKSGHLTQGERLHELVAARVMGVDEAAEHKALDQLLIPYFRMNAEDMLKSGLTEMDCGQAIGQATLVAYEEGLGTCCIGTGELGGVRERKMRKVFNLPETAHLIVVMSVGYPLESREAGGQRPKLPFEQLFFVNGHGKPFERDPKVVEELKRDKMIQAPAPLPWRQQELEFVHKALDIPTSFIPAGGSS
- a CDS encoding acetoacetate decarboxylase family protein; amino-acid sequence: MAKHGRLNLSNAGYSMPADAAAYQRPPFYYRNTRSIAVAFETDLEAALEALPAPLALSEPATAILSFYEYPWTTLGPYNEAILSLLAEHKGRPMNYVMHIAVTTEPPMLAGREIWGFPKKLAQIEFKNDRDMIYGTLERPPGIRLASAIVRPERPAGNGHSAAPPPVSMRLIPSPEENGRPSCAEIIETHTEVRVIEAWTGVGSIAFAESSRLDPWNRLPVKRVIGASYMLSDMTLGFGKVIDHLE
- the glgP gene encoding alpha-glucan family phosphorylase, which codes for MPELHQTLWNLESEDLGALVELALDLRNCWNHSTDPLWNKIDPELWALTHNPWVVLQTSSRTRLESLRDDPEFRDQLKERLERQRRTLKSPAWFQRAHGSPQLNCVAYFSMEFGLSEALPIYSGGLGNVAGDQLKAASDLGVPLVAVGLLYSQGYFRQIIDADGSQRASYPYNDPGQIPVTPVRDKDGEWLRLSVILPGQKLWLRAWQVQVGRLRLYLLDSNDPANAPVYRGITSELYGGGPELRLTQELVLGIGGWRLLRALGIKPDVCHLNEGHAAFAVLERARSFMDDNGQSFEIALAISRAGNLFTTHTPVEAGFDRFAPALITRFLSRYAEDRLHLDLPRLLALGRLHPDRQDEPFNMAYLAIRGSGAINAVSRLHGAVSRRIFQPLFPSWPELEVPVGHVTNGVHTPTWDSAAADALWTQTCGRERWRGTMETVGDDIRRAPDSALWELRAKHRLELVRFVRERLASEFATRGGDPKTAESIFDPDTLTLGFARRFATYKRPNLLLYDPQRLVSILTNPQRPVQLVMAGKAHPQDIAGQALVKAWVDFVQRIDVRRHAVFLSDYDLVLAERLVQGADLWINTPRRPWEACGTSGMKVLVNGGLNLSELDGWWAEAYSPQVGWALGDGKEHGDDPGWDAAEAEELYDTLEKKVIPAFYNRGNNGIATEWVARMRESMSRLTPLFSANRAVREYTEKYYLPAAAAYRERASDQGAYGGSLLQWKQELAEHWASLKFGELRVESCPQKHSLRVEVHLGELRADWVRVQLYADPLDAEPPFLSEMTHGDSAEPSAGWRIYAADVPASRPASDYTPRIVPSHSGVSIPLEDAHILWRR
- a CDS encoding SDR family oxidoreductase; translation: MKQLIDLHGRRALVTGGGRGIGRSMALALADAGAEVAVASRSQGELDAVATEIKERGPRGFAVIIDVMSREQITAGVDEAARKLGGLDILINNAGGVIAENPLHLDPLNHDPRAFEDNLFMNLTQAFYATHAALPYMIKQKWGRIISIGSGYAKNGGGPLAYSAAKHGLIGFTRSLAYAAAPHGVNVNVLCPGWTNTRMVDWNILGAMMGVSAAEAKRFAESQNIQKRIVEPDELGAMAALLASDAASAVTGQVISVDGGFMI